GTAGAGAGATCCTCACCAGCAAGGGCGGGATCGATCGTCTCTTCGAACGCATCGAGTGTCACGTCGAACTCCCGGGAGACGCCCTTCAGAGTTCGCTTCACCGTCGCACTGTTCTGGGAGACCCACGCACCGAGTTCTGCCAACCATTCGTCTGGCCCATCCCCGGCTGGCTCCTCGTCGAGAACGGCAGTGACGATATCCTTCACCGTCTGTTGGTCGAATATCTCGACGTCGAACCGAACCTGTAACGACGTCAGCCCTCCTTTCGTGCGAACCTGTCGGCCGATCGCAGCCGGATCAGTCACGTATTCGGTGTCCCGTTTGAGGGCGACTGGTTTGTTCGACGTAGCGAGTGTGATGAGTAGGGCTGCAATCGACTTGCGGGGCGTTCCGCGGTAATCGCCGTTCGCCGTCCGCGTTTGCTGGAGTACCGTCTCGACGTCTACTGCCTTCTGCGATTCGTATTTCTCGATGAAATCGTGACACCAGCCCGTGTCAGCTATCTCTCTGTTATTCGTGTCAACGCCGAGCAGTGCGGCATCTGCATCCGAAAGGGGCCACTCGCCACTGCCGCGGAAGAACTGGGCCATCGCCTTCGCGTCGTCTACCTCCACGAGCGGCTGTGTCAACGTCTTTCGGGACGCACCGAAGACCGACTCGATCTGATCTTCGACGACTTGTTCCAGAACGCTGGAACGTGCACCACGCTGGCCGTGGACGGTATAGACGGTTGCGTCATCGAGGATCGTAGCGATGGACGACTCGATTTCACGCCGATCGGCCCGATGTTCGCGCTCGAGTTCCTCGTGAGATTCGGTCTCCGTGTCGAGCACTTTCTCCATCCCGATGAAATTCCGTATCCGATCGACCAGCGTCTCCGGCACGTCGATCGTAATCAGAATGTGCTCACCGGCGTCGTGGTGGTCGTTCGCGTCTTGCCAGATCTCGACTTGCTCGGTCACCGTCTCGGAATCCTCAGCGAGGACGCGAACATTCAGGGAGTCGTATTCGTGCATAGACGTCCGGCCGACGGGCTCGAGAATGGAGTACGCGTATCGGAGCGGAACGAGACGCTGGTCCCCGATATCGACCTCGTGACGGGTCCCGTCGCTGTGGAAGAAGTCGTCGTTCTCCCGTAATCGCGTTTCCAGCCATGCTGACAGCTGATGGGGCGAGATCTCGCCAGCTTTGTCCTGAGCGCGGCTGAGAATGCTCTCTTGCTCTTCGGAGACGATCGTGTAGACCTCGTCTCCCTGATCAGTCGTTTCGGTGAGGACCTTCTGCTTCTTCACGAGCGTCTCCAGACCGGATTGCGTTTCTTCGACGACGTCATCGAGAGACGTCGATACGTCGTCGATCATTAACCGGGCGAGGTTTTCCGGAGTCGATGGGACGCCACCAGCCTGGTTCAGCAGATAGAGCGCTTTCGAGAGACGTACCTCCCAGACGTCTTCGCCACCGTCAAACGTCGGAATCAGCGTATTGTCGATCATCTCCTGAACCCACAACGGCACGTAGGTCGTCTCTTCGACTAGGAGATCGAACAGGACGTCCCACGGGACGATCCGACCGGCTTCCTTCGACGACCAGCTGAACTTGGTGAACAGCGACCGGACCAGCACGAGCAGTGCCCGGCCCTGAATGTAGTCTCTATCGGTGGTCCGACCCTGGGTGATGAGCGTCTGCATCACCGATCGGAGCAGTGTGAGATCGTATTCCCGGAACGGGTATGACTCGACGGGATCAGGATCGGCACTGGCGACCGAAGCGTACGTCTCAAGTGAGAGATCCGGCATCGACTGCAAGAGCGACGTGACAGTGTCCTCGCCGTCAGGCGTCGATTTCTGGAGCCAACGCTTTCGAACGATGATTTCCGTGTCCGCGCCTTCGAGGCGAACTTGCTGATGGGTCCAGTGATCCGCCGGTGGCTCACCGATGAGTTGCTGGCGCGTATCCGGAAGCGAGTACTGCCCCGTCGTGACGACGACCGGATTCGGTCCACGTTGCAGCGCCTCCATCGTTTCTTCGAACTCCCGGTATCTGTGACTGCTGTCACCGACGAACAGCGCGACCTCGTCGAGGCCGAGCAACAGTTCCGTTCGTGTACTGCCGTCGTTGAGTGCATTAGTCGCCGTCTCGACACGGGAAACGAGTTCGTCGGCGTCGAATGACTCCGGTTCGACATCGTCTTCTGCGGCCTCGATAGAGGCCTTCACTCCCTCTCGGGTGTCCAGTTCCGTCCCGGTCGTTTCGGCCATTGCCGGCAACGCCTCGTACAGCCAACTGCGGAGGGACGCACGCTCGTTGTGCACGTCTTCGAACGTCTTCCCCTGATGCTCGAACTCTTGGAGCGCGTCCCAGACACCGTCGTACTCCATATCGAGCGTCCACGCCCATTCAAGCAACCAGTTCGGGTCGGTTCGATATCCCAATTCACGACCGATAGCCTCGAAGATCATGAACGGCAACGGCGGCTCTTTCGAGGCATCCCGGTCGAGCAAATTGAGGAAAACCGGCTTCAAACGATCGACGTGAGAGTCCCTGATGGCGCGTTGGAGTTCGTCGAAGCCCGGCCACTGGTCGGCGAGTTGATCCCCGAGATATGCGAATTCCGAGTCGTCGTCGGCGAGGAAGCCGACGAGTTTCAGAAGGTGTGTCTTCCCCGATCCAAACGTTGCATGCATGTAGAGGAAGCGTTCGGCTTCGCTCGGATGGGTTTCGACGACGTCGCCGAGCTCCTCAAGAACCCGTTTCGCACTGTCGGTTTCATAGAACTCTCTGACGTCAGTCTCGGCTCGTTCACGGGCGTTGACCTTCTGTACCTCTTCGAGTGGTCGCGTCGGATCGCTATGAAAGAGATCACTGATTGTCATCGTTGGAGATGCACCTCCCGGATCGGACTATTGATCTGATGGGCTGGGTAGTAGTGTCGTGACGGGCCGCCGAAGAAGCTCAATTTCCCGCCGACAACGTCACCCGGGAAGGGAATACCGATGGTGGACTTGACGTTTCGCCGGTCGAGTTCGTCGAGGAGTTCTGACGCACGACTGAAGGGGTACAGGCTTCCGAGGTTAAGCAGGAGCAGTACGTGACTCTGTGTCTTCACCTTCTCTTCGGCGACCGCCTCTTCGAGTATTTGTTGGACGAGTTCCGCGGCAAGGCGGTCTTGCATCGTCTCCTCGATGCGTTCTCCGGCGGAGACCTCATCCTCGAACTCGGAAAGCGGTTCACCGAGATCGACGAGAAGTTTGTACACGTCAGTCTTGGGGAGCAATTCGTCGAGCCAGATCGGTTGGACGGTCACGCCGTCGGGAATCGCTGGTGCTTCGGCCGGAGTGGTTGCCCAGGCTTCCAGACGCTTTGCTGTCCGGTGTTCGACTGCGGGATCGACAGCGGCAATGACGAACGGGTTCCGAATCCCACGCTGACCACGGGCGAAGGTACACAGCTTCTCCTTGAACGAGCGATACGGTGACGCACTCGTCGTTTCGCTCATCGAATGATCACCCCCTCATCGACGTCACTGATATCGAGTTCACCGTCTTCTACGAGACGTTGGAGACGTTGGTTCAGTTTCTGACGGTCGTCGGGAACGATCCCGATCCGATCGACATCTGACGGCCCACGAGTCTCGACTATCGAAGAAAGGGTGTCGAGTCGGGTCGCTAACTCCTGGGGATCCGGTTCGACGGCCATTTCGAGCGATTCCAGATCCGAGATCGTATCAGCAGCGTCGATGAACCCTTCTGCGCCGCCATCACCACCGAGCGTCGTGATCGCGGAATCGATCGACTGGTACCACTGCTTGCACTGGCGCATCGGTGTGATATACGTTTCTTCGAAGGCTCTATGGACGCCAGCCGGGAGATCGGTCGCCGGTACAATCCACAGATGGTCGTCGATCCGCTCGATCAGATCGGTCAGTTGCTTCTCGTCCGTGAACGACGCCCACGCCCGTTCGAGTTCGGGAAGCGGATCTGGAACGAATTGCTCGGAGAACGTACTCCAACCATCCGTCGTCCACCAGTCACCATCATAGGTCACAATTGCACTCCTGCGTTCTTCGAGCGCTTGTTGTGCCTGCTCGTCGATCCAGTCAAATTCCCGCTCTCCGATCACCAGCAGCGCATCGAGACGGTGAAGGGTAGACAGTCGGCGATTCCATACGTCGGTTACCTCGGCAAGCCACTCATCCGTGGCGTTCGTCTGCTCGATCACGTCCTCGATCCCATCTCCTTGGGACTTCACTGTCGTTAGGCGATCTTCCGTTGCCGCGATGCGATCGTCTAAATTCGTAGCGAACGCTTCCAGCAACTCTGTGACGACCGCCGTTTGCACGTCGGTATCGGCAACTAGAGTTACGTCTTCGCGGAGGCCACTGAGCTTCGCGTTAATTCGCTGATTGGCTTCCTGAAGGTGAATCAGTCCGTCAGCGACGGTTTCGGTCGTCTCCTTGAAACCGCCATCCTCCAGAAGTTTCCCGAGCGGTTTGCGTGGGAGGAGTTTGAGCATCGTCGTCGCTACATTGTCGAGATCGAGTACGGCCTCATCTTCGAGGGTGTTCCCGTTTTCGTCGATCGGAAGTAGCCGTCCGTTTCGGCAGAACCCCCAGATGATCGCACAGAGAGCAGGCCGGGCGTCATCGTAGAACGGTTTCTCTTCGACGACACCGTCGAGAACAGTGGTCATCTTGAGTCCACTCTCCCGATCCTTCAGCTGTCGCCCAACGAGAGCCATCACGTTTCGCTGGATCGTCTGCTGGCCTTCGCTCGTTTCGTCATTCGATGTAGGCACTTGAATTTTTTGCGCCCACGTCGGGAGCGGCTCCGTACTATCGAGCTCGCGTAATTCTTGGAGTCGCTCCTCGTTGACCTGGAGCATCATCGGGTGGAAATCGTCGGGGTACGAGATATCGACGGCCGTCTGAACTGCGCTCGACAGAGATTCGATATCAGATCGGTCCTTGACCGTGAACGAGCCGCGTCCCATTGCACTCTCCAGTTTGCTCCGGACAGCGTTCGCACGCTGTTCGAGATCCTGGTTGACTGCTGGCGGGGCATCGTGACTAGCGATCGCATCGCGGAGGGCCCACCACTCGATCAAACTGTTGCGCAAGTCCTCGATTCCGTCTGTGTCGATGTCCCAGTAGAGTGTCTCCTCGTCCATTCTCTCTTCAGTAGCATTCGGACGAAGTCCCTGGATCGTCACATCGACATCAAGTCCACCGTCCGTCTCGAGACTCGTTTCGAGACCGATATCGTCAACGCGGAAATGATACGAGACCGGGTATTCATCACCGGACTCACCATATGGCACAGACTCCGGGAGAGAGAGGTCTTGGGTGATCCGCTCCCAGAGGTGTTCATCGAGGGTCGAAAGAATGTCGTCCCAATCTGGGTTCGCTTCGTTTTGCTCTGTCTCCTCGTAGATGGTGCGTTCTTCTTGCGTTGCGAATCGATAGCGGGGACCGCTCTCTTCCTGAGCCGGTCGTATGAATTTCTCGAGTCGATCGAGGGATTCCTCGACACGGTTAGTCGTGCTGATCCAGGACTGCCCGTTGAGATCAGACATGACCGCGACGGCAAGGTTCCCTTCGTTTTGCGGAACGATATCCGGCACGTGTTTTAACAGCAACACTGCCTTTGCAACGCGGAGGTCGAACTCGCGCACGTCGCTATCACTATCGTTGACTGCATCGACGATACCCGTCGTTTCGTCTGTTCCCTCCAAGACGCGCATATCCTGTGGAAGGATCTCCCGAAGCTCGGGCTTGATCAGCTCGAAGAAGTCTACGATCGAGATGAGGTGATCCGCTTCGGACTCATCCACCCATCGCTCGAGCAATCCATGCATCAGCGCGAGGATGGCCCGTGCCGTCCCAGAGAAAATCGATTTTGCAGGATCATTTGCCTCACGACGCAGATTGAACAGGATTTCCAGGAAGAGCGGCGCGTGATAGGGAAGGAACGGATAGTACTTGACGAGTTCTTCGTCATCGATCTCGTCAAGAGGGGGCTTGGTATTCCGTTTGATCTCATTGTAGACCAGCGACTCGGTCGGTTTTACATCGGCGTCGTCGAGGATTCGACGAACCGCGTCGGACCCCTGCTCTGACTTCTGGAAGAGTCGGCGTTTGGCGATCTCACCGACGTGTTTGCTTGGGAGTTGGTATCGGTGAGGGAATCGATCCTTGACGATGCTGAAATCAGCGCCATGTGCCGCAAACTGTGGCTGAACGTCTTCGATTTTTGCCTGTGCGGTTGCGACTAACTGGATATCGCCGTCCCCGATTTCGTCGACGTTCTCTGCAAGCGTCTGAAGTTCGGTCAGTCGCTCGAAATCCGTCCCGATGAAGAGACTCACTTCGTCAAGTAATAATACCAGCTTCACGGGTTCGCCGAGCGCTTCTTCGCGCTCCTGCCGAAGCGCTTCGAGTCTGCTGACGACTTCTGCTGGATCAATATCCGACGGCTGGAGATCAGTGTAGCCATCCCGAGTCCCAGTGACTTCTTCAAATAAGGCAGGCAATACGACGTCGGACAGCGCACTGTACTGTTGGATATCGTTCCAGAGATCGTCTTCGTCCCAATCATACAGCGGAGCGTCAGATGTTACTCCATTGACAACCCTGGCTGCCCGCTCCTGTCGATTCGACCAGTCTTCGGTCGTTCGATACCAGTCCTCGAAATATGCGACATCGAGCTGCGAAGACAATCCCGTCGAGACGTCGTCTGATACTCCTGTCAGTATCGGGTTCTGGTGAGCGTGTCGAAGAACGATCTCACTGAAACTGCGTTGTTTCTGGCCCTGATATTTCAGGAGGTTCATCGAGACAGGGATAACGTGATACGCGGAGTGAACTCGCTCCCATTGGTCACGAAGATCAGCAAGAGCATCCCCCGGCACCCCTTCAGTGGTGAGATCATTCCAGATATCCTCGTATCGGGTTTCAAGCCAGTTCGTATCAAGCAGCCCGTCAAGGACAGTAAGGAGGTGGCTCTTCCCACTCCCGTAGTATCCATAGAGCCAGTAATTCGAGCCGGTTCGCATATCCTCGGACTCACCGAGCAACCGGTCGATGAAGTCCTCCAAGAAGCGTCGGGAGTCCGCAGTTACGTGATACGATTTGATTGCCTGTCGCCGATGTTGATGGTCGCCCGGGGTTTGCTCTTCGCGGTCAATTCGGACAGACTCCTCGAAGTCCTCCGGGAGGTCCTCGAACCAGTTCGCGGTATCCATCACGTTGACTCACCTCCGGTAACCCATCCGTACGTCTCACTGGTTGGCCGAAGTTGGAGACCGCCAGGCAACTCGACAAACTCCCATGCATCCGTCCGTGCCGCTCTGTCGTATAGTTCGTCCCAGCGATCGCTCGGCTGGAACAGATAGAGCAGTCCGATCGGCGACTCAAACCAGTCGTCATCGCCTTCTTCGTAGGCATACCCCATCGAGACAAGAAGAGGAATTGCACCGAGAGAGGGTGGTTGCTGAGCGACCGTCTGTTGCTCCTCGAGAACGCCGATATCTCGCATTACGGATCTAAACCCTTCATACCAGCGTTCGAGGGTAGAGTCGGCGTAATCCAGTGGGGTACCATCAGCGTACTCGAATTGATCGAGAATCGATGCGAGTGTTTCATTCGAGAAGTCAAGCGGGTTCTGCTGATTCGTTGAGAGACGTTGCGCGTACTGATGGACAACGTAGCGAACGAGTGGATCGTCAGCGACGAGATACAGATAGAGGACTTGGGCTTTGTCCCGCGTTGTGCCACACGAAGCTAACACTGCCGGGAGAACACTCGGATTCGGGAGGCTCGAAGGCGCATTTTTGAACCGTGAAGTAAGCACTCGAAAGATCTTCTGTGAACTCCCCCGAGTACTGCGATCCGAACGACGTTCGCCGAACCAGACCTCCTTTACCTCGTTCCAGTTTTCATGGGCTTGATACAGCTGTGCGATCTCTTGGGCCCGATCAACGAGAAGACCACACATTGTCAGATCCATCGTAACCTCCTTAGAAGAGAACCGGTGGGAAAGAGAAGGAAGGTGGATCTGTCCGCCATCTGGGAGCGTGCTCATGCGATAGTGGAATCAACCTATCCACTTTACTATTTGTGGTGGAGAACGGGTCGTGTTCAGATTAGCTGATTCCGGGCCCGTTCGCTCCTCGCAGAACGGGCGTGGCGGGATTCGAACCACGGTCGGACGTGCTCGCTTCGTTGCGCGCGACCACTCTGATTCGAATCCGCGCCATGCCGGCTCGCTCACTACCTTCGCTGCACGGGCGTGGCGGGATTCGAACCGGACCGAGACTCGCTTCGCTCGTCTCGTAGGGTTCGAACTCCGGGGCCCGTTCGCTCGTCGCGTTCGCTCCTCGCAGAACGGGCGTGGCGGGATTCGAACCCGCGATCGAGAGGTTAGGAACCTCTCGCCCTGTCCGCTAGGCCACACGCCCGCACTCAGAGGTCAACTTCGGGACGAAAAAATGCTTGCGCTTGCCCCCGAGCCTTTATCCACGACACGTCCTGAACACAGGGTATGGCAGACGAAACCACGAGACGGGGATTTCTCGGCTCGCTGGCAGCGGGCGCAGGGATCACACTCGCCGGGTGTGCGACCGCCCCTGCAAGCGAGGCGGACGATCTCCCGGGTGACGTCACAGATCTCGAACCGCTGGAGACTCCTGACGATCGCGGCGACCCGTCCCGGTTCACCGACGTCTACCGGGCAGTCAGGGACTCGGTCGCACAGATCCGCGTCCGGACAGGCACGGGCGTCGCCAGTGGTACCGGCTGGGTCTACGATACCGACGGCAGGCTGGTGACCAACGAACACGTCGTCAGAGACGCGACGGACGTGTTCGTCCGGTTTCGAACGGGCGACTGGCGAGAGGCCGATGTCCACGCCGAAGACATCTACAGCGACCTCGCGGTGCTGGTTCCCGAAGCGGTGCCGGACTCGGCGGCTGCGCTCCCGCTCAGGACACAGGACCCACCGATCGGCGAGGAGGTCATGGCGATCGGCAACCCCTTCGGATTTTCCGGGTCGGTCTCCTCGGGAATCGTCAGCGGCCTGAACCGCTCGCTCCCCGCCGCGGGCGGTAGCGGGTTCTCGATCCCGGACGCGATCCAGACCGACGCCCCGGTCAATCCCGGGAACAGTGGCGGCCCACTGGTGGATCTCCGGGGATCGGTCGTCGGCGTGATCAACTCCGGCGGTGGTGACAACATCGGGTTCGCCATCTCGGGGGCGCTCGCCGCGCGAGTCGTCCCCGCGCTGATCGAGACCGGCGAGTACAACCACTCGTATATGGGCATCACACTCAGACCGGTTACGCCAGCAATCGCCGAGAGAGCAAACCTCGAGGCGGCGGAGGGCGTCTATGTCGCCAGTGCGATCGAGGGCGGGCCAGCAGACGGTGTCCTCGAAGAAGGCGACGTCATCAAACGTATGGGTGGCCAGCCGATCCCGACCGAACAGACGCTCTCGACGTTTCTCGCGCTCCGGACGAGCCCGGGCGACACGATCGAGATCGAAGTCGTCCGCGACGGCCGTCGCGAGACGGTCGCGCTCACGCTGGGCGAGCGTCCGGAGCCACAATTGCTGGGGTGATCGACGCCGAACGGCGCGTTACGGCGGTAGCGAGGCGAAATCCCACCGTCCTCGCAGCTGATCCGCGTCAATCCGCGCGTTCCGGCTGTGACGTCCTTATCGCGGCGCGCGTAGTCGATACG
This window of the Halapricum desulfuricans genome carries:
- a CDS encoding S1C family serine protease, with translation MADETTRRGFLGSLAAGAGITLAGCATAPASEADDLPGDVTDLEPLETPDDRGDPSRFTDVYRAVRDSVAQIRVRTGTGVASGTGWVYDTDGRLVTNEHVVRDATDVFVRFRTGDWREADVHAEDIYSDLAVLVPEAVPDSAAALPLRTQDPPIGEEVMAIGNPFGFSGSVSSGIVSGLNRSLPAAGGSGFSIPDAIQTDAPVNPGNSGGPLVDLRGSVVGVINSGGGDNIGFAISGALAARVVPALIETGEYNHSYMGITLRPVTPAIAERANLEAAEGVYVASAIEGGPADGVLEEGDVIKRMGGQPIPTEQTLSTFLALRTSPGDTIEIEVVRDGRRETVALTLGERPEPQLLG
- a CDS encoding BREX protein BrxB domain-containing protein, which encodes MSETTSASPYRSFKEKLCTFARGQRGIRNPFVIAAVDPAVEHRTAKRLEAWATTPAEAPAIPDGVTVQPIWLDELLPKTDVYKLLVDLGEPLSEFEDEVSAGERIEETMQDRLAAELVQQILEEAVAEEKVKTQSHVLLLLNLGSLYPFSRASELLDELDRRNVKSTIGIPFPGDVVGGKLSFFGGPSRHYYPAHQINSPIREVHLQR
- a CDS encoding BrxA family protein, producing the protein MSTLPDGGQIHLPSLSHRFSSKEVTMDLTMCGLLVDRAQEIAQLYQAHENWNEVKEVWFGERRSDRSTRGSSQKIFRVLTSRFKNAPSSLPNPSVLPAVLASCGTTRDKAQVLYLYLVADDPLVRYVVHQYAQRLSTNQQNPLDFSNETLASILDQFEYADGTPLDYADSTLERWYEGFRSVMRDIGVLEEQQTVAQQPPSLGAIPLLVSMGYAYEEGDDDWFESPIGLLYLFQPSDRWDELYDRAARTDAWEFVELPGGLQLRPTSETYGWVTGGEST